The Flavobacterium faecale genome has a segment encoding these proteins:
- a CDS encoding DUF6702 family protein: MRKLKLSLLFSILIIAMSSFGLHKFYMGIYQINYAPEKKMLQITTRIFVDDLNKALENKYKKVTHIGTTKETQEDLALMQKYLSEKFRLKINGKFMPMQYLSKEMESDVLICYLNIKGISKIKTLETYNAVLTDWDAEQQNIAHFTGFGAKQSFLFTESVTNHVLKF, encoded by the coding sequence ATGAGAAAATTAAAACTATCTCTTTTATTTTCGATACTAATTATTGCTATGTCAAGTTTTGGTTTGCATAAATTCTATATGGGAATTTATCAAATTAACTATGCTCCAGAAAAAAAGATGCTTCAAATCACTACTAGGATTTTTGTAGATGATTTGAATAAAGCTTTAGAAAATAAATATAAAAAAGTAACACATATAGGTACCACCAAAGAAACGCAAGAAGACCTTGCTTTAATGCAAAAGTACCTGTCCGAAAAATTTAGACTTAAGATAAATGGCAAATTCATGCCAATGCAGTACTTAAGCAAAGAGATGGAAAGCGATGTGTTGATTTGCTACTTAAATATTAAGGGTATTTCGAAAATAAAAACTTTAGAAACATACAATGCTGTATTGACCGATTGGGACGCTGAACAACAAAACATTGCACATTTCACAGGTTTTGGAGCCAAACAAAGCTTTCTCTTTACAGAATCCGTAACGAATCATGTGTTAAAGTTCTAA
- a CDS encoding phosphatase PAP2 family protein, protein MIEKVLSLDTQLLIYLNGLGSSTFDALWLAITKQTNWTPFFLVLLYFIYKKIGGKQTLFVLLFVAILIAITDQATNAFKYTFERLRPCSNPEINTIIRVVKSSASFSFFSGHAANSMAVCVFIYQLLKPYYKHLNLLFLWPLIFAYSRIYLGLHYPLDICCGYLFGITSGYFVFSGYKLAQAKYFPVS, encoded by the coding sequence ATGATCGAAAAAGTACTGTCGCTAGACACACAATTGCTCATATATCTCAACGGGTTAGGATCATCTACATTTGACGCATTATGGCTTGCAATCACCAAACAAACCAATTGGACGCCCTTTTTTTTGGTGCTACTCTATTTTATTTACAAAAAAATAGGAGGGAAGCAAACACTATTTGTTTTACTTTTTGTGGCGATACTTATTGCTATTACAGACCAAGCTACCAATGCGTTTAAATATACCTTTGAGCGTTTGCGTCCTTGCAGTAATCCCGAAATCAATACCATCATTCGAGTAGTAAAATCAAGTGCCTCTTTTAGTTTTTTCTCAGGGCACGCGGCGAACAGTATGGCTGTTTGTGTTTTTATTTATCAGTTGTTAAAGCCCTATTACAAGCATTTGAATTTACTATTTCTATGGCCATTAATATTTGCTTACAGCCGTATTTATTTAGGGTTGCATTATCCACTTGATATATGCTGCGGTTACCTATTCGGCATAACCTCAGGCTATTTTGTGTTCAGTGGATACAAACTAGCACAAGCCAAATATTTTCCGGTTTCATAA
- the rlmN gene encoding 23S rRNA (adenine(2503)-C(2))-methyltransferase RlmN produces MQLEKKDIRALSKDQLRDFFVANGDKSFRGNQVYEWLWSKGAHSFDDMTNLAKEARTMLETHFVINHIKVDTMQRSEDGTVKNAVRLHDGLVVESVLIPTQTRTTACVSSQVGCSLDCNFCATARLKRMRNLEPGEIYDQVIAIDKESKLYYNHPLSNIVFMGMGEPLMNYNNVMKAIEMITSEEGLGMSPKRIMVSTSGVPKMIKKLADDDVKFKLAVSLHSAIDEVRARIMPFSANFPLADLRESLEYWYRKTKSKISYEYVVWKGINDNKEAVDALVKFCKYVPCKVNLIEYNPIDDGEFQQASEEATNAYIKALEASGIVVKVRRSRGKDIDAACGQLANKEA; encoded by the coding sequence ATGCAATTAGAGAAAAAAGACATACGAGCATTAAGTAAAGACCAATTAAGAGATTTTTTTGTAGCCAATGGCGACAAGTCTTTTCGTGGTAATCAAGTATATGAATGGTTGTGGAGTAAAGGTGCACACAGCTTTGATGATATGACCAACCTCGCAAAGGAGGCCAGAACGATGCTGGAAACTCATTTTGTGATTAATCATATCAAAGTAGATACAATGCAAAGATCTGAGGATGGTACAGTGAAAAACGCAGTACGTTTGCATGATGGTCTTGTGGTAGAGTCCGTTTTGATTCCTACACAAACACGTACTACGGCATGTGTGTCCAGCCAAGTAGGTTGTAGTTTGGATTGTAACTTTTGTGCGACTGCACGTTTGAAGAGAATGCGTAATTTGGAACCAGGTGAAATTTATGACCAGGTTATTGCTATTGATAAAGAAAGTAAATTGTATTACAACCATCCGCTTTCTAATATTGTTTTCATGGGTATGGGTGAGCCATTGATGAACTACAATAATGTGATGAAGGCAATCGAAATGATTACGTCTGAAGAGGGTTTAGGTATGTCGCCGAAACGTATTATGGTGTCCACTTCTGGAGTTCCTAAGATGATTAAGAAATTAGCCGATGATGATGTGAAATTCAAACTAGCAGTTTCATTGCACTCTGCCATTGATGAAGTTCGTGCTCGAATCATGCCTTTTAGTGCTAATTTTCCTTTAGCCGATTTAAGAGAGTCATTAGAATATTGGTATAGAAAAACCAAGTCAAAAATATCATACGAGTATGTAGTTTGGAAAGGTATAAACGACAATAAAGAAGCAGTCGACGCCTTGGTTAAATTTTGTAAATACGTTCCATGCAAAGTTAATTTGATCGAATACAACCCAATTGATGATGGCGAGTTTCAACAAGCCTCTGAAGAAGCTACTAATGCATACATAAAAGCCTTGGAAGCAAGCGGAATTGTAGTTAAAGTGCGTAGGAGTAGAGGTAAAGATATCGATGCAGCTTGTGGACAATTAGCTAATAAAGAAGCTTAA
- the pepE gene encoding dipeptidase PepE — protein MKNLLIASTSTVHGESYLDYLLPALRLHFEKCKTILFIPYARPGGISHQEYTDYVAKSFKKIDKEIKGLHEFDNPIEAIKNAEGIFTGGGNTFLLVSQLYSHTIMTTLTEVLKSGTPYLGTSAGSNICGLSMQNTNDMPIVYPPSFKTLGVIPFNINAHYLDPDPSSKHMGETRETRINEFHEFNSIPVLGLREGSWLEVRNYKTTLRGALSARLFKKGEKPKELATGTDLTDLK, from the coding sequence ATGAAAAACTTACTTATTGCCAGCACCTCAACTGTGCATGGAGAATCATATCTCGATTATTTATTACCAGCGTTACGCCTACATTTCGAAAAATGTAAAACAATCCTTTTTATCCCGTATGCACGTCCAGGCGGGATTTCGCACCAAGAATATACCGACTACGTTGCTAAATCATTCAAAAAAATAGATAAAGAAATCAAAGGTCTTCATGAATTTGACAACCCTATTGAAGCAATAAAAAATGCGGAAGGTATTTTTACGGGGGGAGGCAACACTTTTTTATTAGTTTCACAATTATACAGTCATACAATTATGACAACTTTGACTGAAGTTTTAAAATCGGGCACCCCTTATCTTGGCACGAGCGCAGGCAGTAACATTTGCGGTTTAAGCATGCAAAACACCAATGACATGCCTATTGTTTACCCGCCAAGTTTTAAAACCTTAGGTGTGATTCCGTTTAACATTAATGCGCATTATCTTGATCCCGATCCAAGCTCGAAGCACATGGGGGAAACTAGAGAAACTAGAATAAATGAATTTCATGAATTTAACAGCATCCCAGTTTTAGGATTACGTGAAGGAAGTTGGCTAGAAGTTCGCAATTACAAAACTACTTTAAGAGGTGCTTTATCGGCACGTCTATTTAAAAAAGGAGAAAAACCAAAAGAACTAGCAACAGGAACAGACCTAACTGACCTAAAATAA
- a CDS encoding Sec-independent protein translocase subunit TatA/TatB, whose protein sequence is MFGIGGGELVFIMFIVLMLFGADKVPEIARTLGKTIAQVKNATNDIKSEIHKGIEENGLDAKSLTDMSGGLSNKINKTAEDLLGDTVTHANKIKEDIEEISGPVKRNM, encoded by the coding sequence ATGTTTGGTATAGGAGGAGGCGAGTTGGTTTTTATAATGTTTATTGTTTTAATGCTATTTGGTGCCGACAAAGTGCCAGAGATTGCACGTACTTTGGGTAAGACCATCGCGCAAGTAAAAAATGCTACCAACGATATTAAGAGTGAAATACATAAAGGTATCGAAGAAAACGGATTGGATGCCAAATCACTAACCGATATGTCTGGCGGCTTAAGTAATAAAATCAATAAAACAGCCGAGGATCTCCTAGGCGATACCGTGACCCACGCCAACAAGATAAAAGAAGATATCGAAGAAATCTCAGGGCCAGTAAAACGTAACATGTAA
- a CDS encoding O-methyltransferase, whose product MHFLSQDLEDYIEQHSEKEPALLAALNKETYQKILLPRMLSGHFQGRVLSMLSKLIRPMTILEIGTYTGYSALCLCEGMQENGSLHTIDIKEELVDFQRKHFDLSPWGSQITQHLGEATTIIPNLEAKFDLVFIDADKENYINYFEMIVPKMNKGGIILSDNVLWSGKVVEEVHPNDVSTKILIEYNKLLRDDPRVETVLLPIRDGLTVSRVL is encoded by the coding sequence ATGCACTTCCTTTCACAAGATTTAGAAGACTACATCGAGCAACATTCTGAAAAAGAACCTGCCCTACTTGCGGCTTTGAACAAAGAAACTTATCAAAAAATATTATTGCCTAGAATGCTAAGCGGACACTTTCAAGGTAGGGTTTTGAGTATGTTGTCAAAATTGATTCGCCCAATGACTATTTTGGAGATTGGTACATATACGGGCTACTCGGCCTTGTGCTTGTGTGAGGGTATGCAAGAAAACGGAAGCCTACACACAATTGATATTAAGGAAGAATTGGTTGATTTTCAGCGTAAACATTTTGACTTATCGCCTTGGGGATCACAAATAACGCAGCATCTTGGTGAAGCAACGACTATTATCCCTAATTTGGAGGCGAAATTTGATTTGGTTTTTATTGATGCGGATAAAGAAAATTACATCAATTATTTTGAAATGATTGTTCCAAAGATGAATAAAGGCGGCATCATCCTGTCTGACAATGTTTTGTGGAGTGGTAAAGTGGTTGAAGAAGTACACCCCAATGATGTTAGCACAAAAATATTGATCGAATACAACAAATTATTGCGAGATGACCCAAGGGTAGAAACGGTCTTACTACCTATACGAGATGGACTCACGGTAAGTCGTGTGCTCTAA
- a CDS encoding M1 family metallopeptidase, whose translation MKKITLLFLFPVLLMAQEKAATVAPKQVGKYDTNKFRQMYDLLATPNMFRTASGTPGPAYYQQQADYKIDVELDDKNAKLMGSETITYTNNSPDTLEYLWIQLDQNQAAKTSETPLAENDGIDQTFPASTFTNKFLKKDLERGFNIEYVKDTKGAPLSYTINHTMMRINLASPMKPGATMSFSIKWWYNINNYQLEGGRSGYELFEKEGNRLYVIAQFYPRMAVYNDVEGWQNMQFWGSGEFALPFGNFDVNITVPADHVMEATGELTNRSEVFTPAQVKRYELAQKTFDKPVVIVTQAEAEEAEKGFSNKKKTWKFSAKNVRDFGISTSRKFIYDAMAVKLNDKVVMAASVYPKEANPLWGETSTMMVAHTLKSYSSHTFDYPYPKAVSVSAADQGMEYPMICWNFGRPDENGVTSEQVKNGMIGVVIHEVGHNFFPMIVNSDERQWTWMDEGLNSFMEFMAEEELGTNFPSRRGPAKNIVPYMSGDQKYLEPIMSNSESIIQFGNNAYGKPATGLNILRETIMGRELFDYAFKVYANRWKFKHPTPEDFFRTMEDASAVDLDWFFRGWFYSTDFVDIGISKVKQYYVTETPTAALKNAKVRKGRFGLDPGPFVYLVEGDNAELGAKDKKALQIEEVKLLSDYVSTLTAEEKGSLKSPKYFYEVEFNKPGGMIMPILVQLTFEDGSVEDFKYPAQIWRKNNETARKVYATEKAIKKIQIDPKLETADIDVTNNAWPKEAATSKFD comes from the coding sequence ATGAAGAAAATTACACTCTTATTTCTTTTTCCGGTGTTACTTATGGCACAAGAAAAAGCGGCTACCGTAGCTCCCAAGCAAGTAGGGAAATATGATACCAACAAGTTCAGACAGATGTATGATTTGTTGGCTACGCCAAATATGTTTCGTACGGCCTCTGGTACGCCAGGACCAGCTTATTACCAACAACAAGCTGATTATAAAATCGATGTAGAGTTGGATGATAAGAATGCAAAACTTATGGGTTCTGAGACGATTACTTACACCAATAATTCTCCCGATACATTAGAATATTTGTGGATTCAATTAGACCAAAATCAAGCAGCTAAAACGTCTGAAACTCCTTTAGCTGAAAATGATGGTATAGATCAAACTTTTCCAGCTAGTACATTTACCAATAAATTTTTAAAGAAGGATTTAGAACGTGGTTTTAATATTGAATATGTAAAGGACACAAAAGGTGCGCCTTTGTCTTATACAATCAATCATACCATGATGCGTATCAATTTGGCTTCGCCTATGAAGCCTGGAGCTACGATGTCTTTCTCGATTAAATGGTGGTATAACATCAATAACTATCAGTTAGAAGGTGGTCGTTCAGGTTATGAGTTATTCGAAAAAGAAGGAAACAGGTTATATGTTATAGCACAGTTTTATCCAAGAATGGCCGTTTACAATGACGTTGAAGGATGGCAGAATATGCAATTTTGGGGTAGTGGTGAGTTTGCATTGCCTTTTGGTAATTTTGACGTGAATATCACCGTTCCAGCAGACCATGTTATGGAAGCTACTGGAGAACTAACCAACAGGAGTGAGGTCTTCACGCCTGCACAAGTGAAAAGATATGAGCTGGCTCAAAAAACATTTGATAAGCCTGTCGTTATTGTAACACAAGCAGAAGCTGAGGAAGCAGAAAAGGGTTTTTCGAACAAGAAAAAAACTTGGAAATTCAGTGCCAAAAATGTTAGGGATTTCGGAATCTCAACTTCTAGAAAATTTATATACGATGCAATGGCGGTTAAGCTAAATGACAAAGTGGTCATGGCAGCTTCTGTATACCCAAAAGAGGCAAACCCGTTATGGGGAGAAACATCAACTATGATGGTTGCCCATACGCTAAAAAGTTATTCATCACACACTTTTGATTATCCATATCCAAAAGCGGTTTCAGTTTCGGCTGCAGACCAAGGAATGGAGTATCCTATGATTTGCTGGAACTTCGGTCGTCCTGACGAAAATGGAGTAACTAGTGAACAAGTTAAAAACGGAATGATAGGAGTAGTAATTCACGAAGTGGGACACAACTTTTTTCCAATGATTGTCAATTCAGATGAGCGTCAATGGACTTGGATGGATGAAGGTTTGAATTCGTTCATGGAGTTCATGGCCGAAGAGGAGCTAGGAACAAACTTTCCGTCAAGAAGAGGTCCTGCCAAAAATATCGTACCTTATATGAGTGGTGATCAAAAATATTTGGAACCAATTATGTCTAATTCAGAATCGATCATACAATTTGGAAACAATGCTTACGGAAAACCGGCTACGGGTCTTAATATTTTGAGAGAAACTATCATGGGTCGTGAGCTGTTTGATTATGCTTTCAAAGTGTATGCCAACCGTTGGAAATTTAAACATCCAACGCCTGAAGATTTCTTCAGAACCATGGAAGACGCTTCGGCAGTAGATTTGGATTGGTTTTTTAGAGGATGGTTTTATTCTACAGATTTTGTAGATATCGGGATTAGCAAAGTCAAACAATATTATGTAACCGAAACTCCTACGGCAGCTTTGAAAAATGCTAAAGTTAGAAAAGGACGTTTTGGATTGGATCCAGGACCTTTTGTTTATTTAGTAGAAGGAGATAATGCAGAGCTAGGTGCCAAAGATAAAAAAGCATTGCAAATCGAAGAGGTTAAATTACTGTCAGATTATGTAAGTACCCTTACTGCTGAAGAAAAAGGAAGTTTGAAATCTCCTAAATATTTTTACGAAGTAGAGTTCAATAAGCCAGGAGGTATGATTATGCCAATACTTGTTCAACTTACCTTCGAAGATGGATCGGTTGAGGACTTTAAGTATCCAGCTCAAATTTGGAGAAAGAATAATGAAACAGCCAGAAAAGTATACGCTACCGAAAAGGCTATTAAAAAAATACAAATTGATCCCAAGTTAGAAACAGCAGATATTGATGTAACCAATAATGCATGGCCCAAAGAAGCCGCTACCTCTAAGTTTGATTAG
- a CDS encoding murein L,D-transpeptidase catalytic domain family protein, whose protein sequence is MNLSYTKSKEVKVQKQVVFKPVAAVVPQTEEERVYENLNSNDFELPNFKIFTQALKGFYLLKEKGKIQKNILTLIDFSLSSNKERLWVIDLDTNTIMFNSLVAHGRNSGDEYAAEFSNRPESFMSSLGFYSTAEIYNGKHGMSLRLDGLEKGLNDNARERAVVIHGADYVSNNFIKNNRRLGRSLGCPAIPVALCNKIIQMIKDKSCLFIYHPSNSDEIMSHLVS, encoded by the coding sequence ATGAATTTGTCCTACACAAAATCAAAAGAAGTTAAAGTTCAAAAGCAAGTTGTTTTTAAGCCGGTTGCGGCGGTAGTTCCACAAACGGAAGAAGAGAGAGTGTATGAAAACTTGAATTCTAACGATTTTGAACTTCCTAATTTCAAAATTTTTACTCAAGCTTTAAAGGGGTTTTACCTTTTGAAAGAGAAGGGTAAGATTCAGAAAAACATCCTAACCTTAATTGATTTTAGTCTTTCGTCCAACAAAGAGCGCCTTTGGGTAATCGATTTGGATACAAACACTATTATGTTTAATTCTTTGGTTGCACATGGTCGAAATTCCGGTGATGAGTATGCTGCAGAATTTTCAAATAGACCAGAATCTTTCATGAGTAGTTTAGGTTTTTATTCTACTGCCGAAATTTATAATGGTAAACACGGAATGTCATTGCGATTGGATGGCCTTGAGAAAGGACTAAATGATAACGCTAGAGAACGCGCCGTAGTTATTCATGGAGCTGATTATGTTTCGAATAATTTCATTAAAAACAATCGACGATTAGGAAGAAGCTTAGGATGTCCTGCTATTCCTGTTGCTTTGTGCAATAAGATTATTCAAATGATCAAAGATAAATCATGTCTTTTTATATATCATCCTAGTAACAGTGATGAGATTATGTCTCATTTGGTATCGTAA